Genomic DNA from Neisseria lisongii:
GCGGCAAACTCAAACTGACTTCCCGCCCCGGCGAAGACATTCAGGGCATCGGCACGGTCAAAGTCATCAAAGGCCGCTACAAAGCCTACGGACAGGATTTGGACATCACCAAAGGCACGGTTTCCTTTGTCGGCCCGCTGGGCGATCCGAATCTGAACATCCGTGCCGCCCGCCGCCTGTCGCCGGTCGGTGCCGGTGTCGAAGTATTGGGCAATCTGGCTGCACCGCGGATTACACTGGTGGCCGACGAGCCGATGAGTGAAAAAGACAAACTCTCATGGCTGATTCTCAACCGTGCCAGCAGCGGCAGCGACGGCGACGAAGCCGCCCTGTCCGCCGCCGCCGGCGCTTTGCTCGCAGGACAGGTCAATGATCGTCTGGGGTTGGTGGACGATTTCGGTTTCACCAGCAAACGCAGCCGCAACGCCCAAACCGGCGAACTCAATCCGGCAGAGCAAGTCCTGACCGTCGGCAAACAGCTCACCAACGAGCTGTATCTCGGCTACGAATACGGCATCGCCAGCGCCGAGCAGACCGTCAAACTGATTTACCAACTGACCCGATCCCTGCAGGCCGTGGCACGGGTAGGCAGCAAATCGTGGGGCGGCGAATTAAAATACACCGTCCGCTTCGATCGTCTGTTTAAAAACGGTAAGGACGACAGCCAACCCCAAGCCGCCGCCGGCAACCATTCGCAAAAGGAACCATAAACCGTGAATGCCATCACCATCCTTGACGGCGGCATGGGGCGGGAACTGCACCGCCGGGGCGCACCCTTCCGCCAACCCGAATGGTCGGCGCTGGCGCTGACCGAAGCACCCGATAGTGTACGGCAGATCCATCTCGACTACATCCAAGCCGGAGCGCAGGTGATTACCGCCAACAGCTATGCCGTTGTACCGTTTCATATCGGCAACCAACGTTTTGCCGCCGAAGCAGAACAACTGGCGGATACCGCAGGCAGGCTGGCGCAGGAAGCCGCACGCAGCAGCGGCCGGAGCGTTGCCGTTGCCGCTTCGCTTCCGCCGCTGTTCGGCTCATACCGCCCCGATCTGTTCGACCCCGCCGCCGCTCCGTCCCTTGCCGACCCGCTGATACGGGGACTGCAGCCCTATGCCGATATCTGGCTGGCAGAAACCCAAAGCAGCATTACCGAAGCCGCATTCTGGAAGAACCGCCTACCCGACGACGGCAAACCGTTTTGGGTGTCGTTCACCCTAGACGACAGCCTACCCGACCACCCGCCCCGCCTGCGTTCGGGCGAAAGCATTACCGCCGCCGCCCAAGCCGCCCTGCAATGGCACGCCGGTGCCATGTTGTTTAACTGCAGCCGCCCCGAAGTGATGACCGATGCCGTGCGCGAAGCCGCCGCAGCGGTGCGTGCCGCCGGTCGGTCTCTGCGGCTGGGCGTGTACGCCAACGCTTTCGAACCGGCCGAAAACGGTATGAACGCCGCCAACGAGGGCTTGGACGAAATCCGTACCGACACCGCACCGCCGAACTACCTGCGCTGGGCGCAGCAATGGCAGGCCGCCGGTGCCGACATTATCGGCGGCTGCTGCGGCATCGGGCCGGAACATATCGGCGTATTGGCAAATTATTTCAAAACCTGATTTTCAGACGGCCTGAAATATCAAACAGGCCGTCTGAAAAATGGTCGGCAACATTGTTTCAACACCATTAATGTTTCACACCTCAACTCGCCATTTCTGCACAGGCGGGAATCCGGTATCAGGCGGATTGGGCAACTGAATTTTTTAACCGTTTTCGCTGCGTGTGGGGCTGGATTGCCTGAAATGAACGGTTTATGCTGCTATCACGATTGCCGTAAGATAAAGAGTAAAAATTCCCACCGCATTTTCAGACGGCCTGCAGCAGAAACAGGCCGTCTGAAAATATAATAAAAACAATATATAGTGAATATACTGAATAATTTATACGGTTTTTAAACAGGGCGTAGGTTGGGTCGAGACCCAACACGATTGAAAATACCTTGAAACATAAGGTTTTGTTGGGTTACGCTCGTGCCTCGCTAACCTCAACCTACGCCTGCTTTTGTATGGAAAATTCGGTGTTCTAACTATAGTGAAATAACCCAAAGCAATACAGGGCGGCAAAGCGAAGCCAACGATGTGGTGCTTTGAGGTTATTTCACGATATCAACCGACTGAAACACGCTTCCATACGGCGCAGCAAACCAAGCCCGTATGAGAATTTTGTTTCGGCAATATCTCAATCATTGCACTCCAAAAAGGTATTATTTATGTCTTCACAAGCAAAAATCGGGCTGACAGCGCTGACCACGCTGGTGATCAGTTCCATGATCGGTTCGGGCATTTTCAGCCTGCCGCAGAATATGGCGGAAGTCGCCGGTTCGCAGGCATTGCTGATCGGCTGGCTGATTACCGGCATCGGCATTATTTTTCTCGGCATTTCCTTTGCCTGTCTGGCCAAACTCCGCCCCGATCTGGACGGCGGCATCTACACCTACGCCCGTGAGGGTTTCGGCGGGCTGATGGGCTTTTTCTCGGCGTGGGGCTACTGGCTGTGTACCACCATCGGCATTGTCGGCTATCTGGTGGTGGCATTTGAAGCCGTCGGCACGTTTACCGACACGCCCGATGCGGTGCTGTTCGGCAAGGGCAATACTTTTGCCGCCTTTGTCGGCGAGTCGGCGGTGGCATGGCTGATTTACTGGCTGGTGGCGCGCGGCATTAAAGAAGCGGCGGGGGTGAACTTGGTGGCAACGTTTGTCAAAGTGTTCCCGCTGATGGTGTTTATCGGCTTGGCGGCGTATTTTTTCCGCAGCGATATTTTTATGGCGGACTGGAGCGGCGCAACGCTGGCAACGCCGGAACAACCCGATGTCGGCATTATGTCCCAAGTGAAAAACACCATGCTGATTACGCTGTGGGTGTTTACCGGTATTGAAGGCGCAGCGGTGTTGTCCAAATACGCCCGCCGACGGGAGGATGTCGGTCGGGCAACCGTGTTGGGCGTGGTATTGGTGTTGCTGATGTATGTGGCGATTACCGTGCTGGCGCAGGGCATTTTGCCCCGTGCCGACATTGCGGCGATGGCCAACCCTTCGATGGCGGGCGTGTTGGCGTATATGGTCGGCGGCTGGGGCAAAGTCTTAATCAGCGTTTGCCTGATTGTATCGGTATTGTCGTCTTATCTGAGCTGGACACTGTATGCCACCGAAATTCCGCATTTGGGAGCGAAAAACGGCGCATTCCCCAAATCATTTATCCGCCTGAACGCCAACGGCGTGCCGCACGGATCGCTGCTGTTTACCACCCTTACCGTCCAATTATGCCTGTTTTTGGTGTGGCAAACCGGCAACAGCTATTCCACGCTGCTGATGGTGTCCACCTCCATGATTCTGATTCCCTACCTGCTGATCGGTGCTTACCTGCTGAAACTGGCGCTGGCGGGCAATCTGAGTGCAAAATACAAATTCATCGGTGCCGCCGCCACGCTGTACGCATTGTGGATTGTCTATGCCGCCGGCACCGAATACCTGCTGTTTTCCGTACTGCTGTATCTTCCCGGCGCACTGCTGTATCTGCATTCGCAACACCGCTTCCACGGCCGTCTGAAGCTGCAGGGTTTCGAGAAAATCATCCTGCTGATACTGGCCGTATTGGCCGTACCGGCGTTTTACCAACTGTATGGATAAACCGCCTGATTTAAGCATACAAAAATAAAATGCCGTCTGAAAACCGTGTTTCCGCCAAGCAAAAACGCAGTTTTCAGACGGCATCGCCATATTTCGGACATACAGCCCAAACGGTAAGCCGGGTTCTGTCGTCGGACAGTCATTCCTCTAGGCACACCATTGCTGATGCGCTCCAGCAACCTACCCGAACGCTCGGCGAGCAGCGTCAAAGCGTTCTGTTTGGTCTTGCTCCGAATGGGGTTTAGCCCGCTGCGCACTGTTACCAGCCGCACGGTGCGCTCTTACCGCACCTTTTCACCCTTACCTGTGTTTGCACCCAAGCACA
This window encodes:
- a CDS encoding homocysteine S-methyltransferase family protein codes for the protein MNAITILDGGMGRELHRRGAPFRQPEWSALALTEAPDSVRQIHLDYIQAGAQVITANSYAVVPFHIGNQRFAAEAEQLADTAGRLAQEAARSSGRSVAVAASLPPLFGSYRPDLFDPAAAPSLADPLIRGLQPYADIWLAETQSSITEAAFWKNRLPDDGKPFWVSFTLDDSLPDHPPRLRSGESITAAAQAALQWHAGAMLFNCSRPEVMTDAVREAAAAVRAAGRSLRLGVYANAFEPAENGMNAANEGLDEIRTDTAPPNYLRWAQQWQAAGADIIGGCCGIGPEHIGVLANYFKT
- a CDS encoding basic amino acid/polyamine antiporter, encoding MSSQAKIGLTALTTLVISSMIGSGIFSLPQNMAEVAGSQALLIGWLITGIGIIFLGISFACLAKLRPDLDGGIYTYAREGFGGLMGFFSAWGYWLCTTIGIVGYLVVAFEAVGTFTDTPDAVLFGKGNTFAAFVGESAVAWLIYWLVARGIKEAAGVNLVATFVKVFPLMVFIGLAAYFFRSDIFMADWSGATLATPEQPDVGIMSQVKNTMLITLWVFTGIEGAAVLSKYARRREDVGRATVLGVVLVLLMYVAITVLAQGILPRADIAAMANPSMAGVLAYMVGGWGKVLISVCLIVSVLSSYLSWTLYATEIPHLGAKNGAFPKSFIRLNANGVPHGSLLFTTLTVQLCLFLVWQTGNSYSTLLMVSTSMILIPYLLIGAYLLKLALAGNLSAKYKFIGAAATLYALWIVYAAGTEYLLFSVLLYLPGALLYLHSQHRFHGRLKLQGFEKIILLILAVLAVPAFYQLYG